In the Lujinxingia litoralis genome, one interval contains:
- a CDS encoding glycosyltransferase family 4 protein: MTRLLHITTVAESLGFLRTQLPAMKQRGMQIEALCSPGPHVERMSRELDIPIHTVEMPRRISPVQDLRALSDLFKTIRRLNPDIVHAHTPKGGLLGTISAFTAGTPVRIYHMRGLPLETATGWRRTLLTATERVSTTLATRTIAVGFALRQTALELNLCAPSRICVLAGGSGQGVDAEHRFNPQRFDADHRARSRAELGLSEDDFVVGFVGRLVVDKGIATLTRAFEKLHQVAPNAHLVLVGPFEERDALSPATRDALKAHPNVHLLGFQPDTAALYPLFDLLTLPTRREGFPNVLLEAAAMGLPVVASDIGPCQEAVAHEETGLIVPTDDDHALFAALNRYRLRPQLLASHGEAARQRALTRYNPSAIADDLYELYSQLLAQRA, encoded by the coding sequence ATGACCCGCCTGCTCCACATCACCACCGTCGCCGAGTCGCTGGGCTTTCTTCGCACGCAGCTCCCTGCCATGAAGCAACGAGGCATGCAGATCGAGGCCCTCTGCTCCCCGGGCCCCCATGTCGAACGCATGTCCCGGGAGCTCGACATCCCCATCCACACCGTGGAGATGCCCCGGCGCATCTCGCCAGTCCAAGATCTGCGCGCGCTGAGCGATCTCTTTAAGACCATCCGCCGCCTCAACCCCGACATCGTGCACGCCCACACGCCCAAGGGCGGCCTCCTCGGCACCATCAGCGCCTTTACCGCCGGCACTCCGGTGCGCATCTACCACATGCGCGGGCTCCCCCTGGAGACCGCCACCGGCTGGCGGCGCACCCTGCTCACGGCCACCGAGCGCGTCTCCACCACCCTGGCCACCCGCACCATCGCCGTGGGCTTTGCCCTGCGTCAGACCGCGCTGGAGCTCAACCTCTGCGCCCCCTCGCGCATCTGCGTGTTGGCCGGGGGCAGCGGCCAGGGCGTCGACGCCGAACATCGCTTCAACCCTCAGCGCTTCGACGCCGACCACCGCGCCCGCAGCCGCGCCGAACTCGGCCTCTCCGAAGACGACTTCGTGGTCGGCTTTGTCGGACGCCTGGTCGTCGACAAAGGCATCGCCACCCTGACCCGGGCCTTTGAGAAACTTCATCAGGTGGCCCCCAACGCCCACCTGGTCTTAGTCGGCCCCTTTGAAGAGCGCGACGCCCTGAGCCCGGCCACCCGCGACGCCCTGAAAGCTCATCCCAACGTGCACCTTTTGGGCTTTCAACCCGACACCGCCGCGCTCTATCCCCTCTTCGACCTGCTCACCCTGCCCACTCGACGCGAGGGCTTCCCCAACGTACTCTTAGAGGCCGCGGCCATGGGTCTTCCCGTGGTCGCCAGCGACATCGGCCCCTGCCAGGAAGCCGTGGCCCACGAAGAGACCGGCCTCATCGTGCCGACCGACGATGACCACGCCCTCTTCGCCGCCCTCAACCGCTACCGTCTCCGTCCCCAACTCCTCGCCAGCCACGGAGAAGCTGCTCGTCAGCGCGCACTAACCCGCTACAACCCCTCGGCCATCGCCGACGACCTCTACGAGCTCTACTCCCAACTCCTCGCACAGCGAG